GAAAGGGAGAGTTTCATGAAAGGATTTAAGTTTATACGCCGGATGGGGAACCTGCGGAACCGTGCAGAAGCATCCGCAGGATCTGGTGCAGCAGGTGAACAAGGTACAGATGCAATGACTTCGGGTGAATCCCGTGTCTTTCAGCCGGAGATGAAATCCCGCCGCCGCCGGCGTTCATGGATAATGGCTTCTGCCGGTCTGGTTCTGCTGGCCACCTTCCTGGTGGGGGCACAGAAGAAGCAGGTAACAGCGAATACAGTAACCTACTACAAGGTGCTGGTGAACGGCGAGGAGATTGGTGCGCTGAACCAGCAGGCGGAGTTGAACAAGCTGTTCGAGGAGAAGAGACGGGAATATCAGCTCAAGTATCCTGACTCTGTGATGGTCCTGCAGACCGGCGGTATTACTACCGAGGCCCAGCGGGCTTACAAGCCGGAGGTTAACAGCGAGGCTACACTGGACAAGCTGGATGGTATGCTCAAGGCTTATGCTGTAGGCGTACAACTGGCTGTGGACGGGGAACCGCTGGGAATTGTGAAGGATCAGGAGACGGCGGCGGCAGTGCTTCAGGCCGTTAAGGCGCATTACGCTCCGCAGAATGCGGCAGCTCCGGGTGCGAAGCTGAAGAAGACGGCGGCCAAGGCGGGAGCGGCTGGTTCAGCCGCCAATGATCAGGTGGAGTCAGTCAAGATTCGGGAGGAAGTCAACATCGTTCCGGTGAAGGCAGATCCCAATAAGGTGCTTAGCGTAGAAGAAGCAGTCAAGGTACTCACCGAAGGCAGAGAGGCGCCGCTGCGCTATGCGGTTCAGGAAGGCGACACAGTCTCTGCTATTGCTTCCCGGTTTAACATTACCCAGGCGGAAATTTTCCGCAATAATCCTGGGGTGAAGGAGCTTAGTCTGCAGATTGGGGATGAATTGCAGCTAACGGTGCCGCAGCCTGATCTTACGGTAGTGACCGTAGAACAGGTAACCGAAGAGGTGGTCACGGAGCCTGAGGTTATTATCCGCAAGAGCGACCAGCTGCCGGCAGGCAAGCGGAAGGTAGTCCGTCCGGGACAAACCGGGCTTAAAACGATGAATTACAGGCTGACCAAAGAGAACGGACAGGTGGTTCAGGAGGAGTGGCTAGGTCAGAGCGTAGTGAAGGCTTCTCTGCCCGAAGTGGTCTATTCCGGCACCAAGGTTGTAGGTGAAGGAACAGGAATGTTTGCCTGGCCGGTTAGCGGAGCGATGATCTCCAGCAGCTACGGCGAGCGTTGGGGACGCACACACAAGGGAGTCGATCTGGTATCTGGCAACCGCACGATCAAGGCTGCGGATGCAGGGACGGTAAGCTTCGCCGGTGTGCAGAACGGTTACGGCAATGTGGTGATCGTTAACCATAACAACGGATACGTTACGTACTATGGGCATTTAAGCAGTATCTCGGTCTCAACCGGACAGAAGCTGGGACAGGGCAGTTCCATCGGTATTATGGGCAGCACCGGGCGCTCGACGGGGACGCACCTGCATTTCGAGATCCGCAAAAACGGGACGGCCATCAATCCGATGAAGTTCCTGAAATAATGGATAAAAGCTAGACTACCATTCTATAATTCTTTTCTGCCGTCCGGATGAATTCGGGCGGTTTTTATTTTCCGTTGTAACGCATTTCTACTTGAATTATAGGTTTTTGGGG
The sequence above is a segment of the Paenibacillus sp. FSL R7-0204 genome. Coding sequences within it:
- a CDS encoding M23 family metallopeptidase; this translates as MKGFKFIRRMGNLRNRAEASAGSGAAGEQGTDAMTSGESRVFQPEMKSRRRRRSWIMASAGLVLLATFLVGAQKKQVTANTVTYYKVLVNGEEIGALNQQAELNKLFEEKRREYQLKYPDSVMVLQTGGITTEAQRAYKPEVNSEATLDKLDGMLKAYAVGVQLAVDGEPLGIVKDQETAAAVLQAVKAHYAPQNAAAPGAKLKKTAAKAGAAGSAANDQVESVKIREEVNIVPVKADPNKVLSVEEAVKVLTEGREAPLRYAVQEGDTVSAIASRFNITQAEIFRNNPGVKELSLQIGDELQLTVPQPDLTVVTVEQVTEEVVTEPEVIIRKSDQLPAGKRKVVRPGQTGLKTMNYRLTKENGQVVQEEWLGQSVVKASLPEVVYSGTKVVGEGTGMFAWPVSGAMISSSYGERWGRTHKGVDLVSGNRTIKAADAGTVSFAGVQNGYGNVVIVNHNNGYVTYYGHLSSISVSTGQKLGQGSSIGIMGSTGRSTGTHLHFEIRKNGTAINPMKFLK